In Remersonia thermophila strain ATCC 22073 chromosome 5, whole genome shotgun sequence, the following proteins share a genomic window:
- a CDS encoding 40S ribosomal protein eS1, producing the protein MAVGKNKRLSKGKKGLKKKAVDPFTRKDWYSVKAPAPFAIRDVGKTLVNRTSGLKNANDALKGRIFEISLADLQKDEEHSFRKVKLRVDEVQGKNCLTNFHGLDFTSDKLRSLVRKWQTLIEANVTVVTTDHYLLRLFAIAFTKRRPNQVKKTTYAASSQIRAIRRKMVEIIQREASSCTLTQLTSKLIPEVIGREIEKATQGIYPLQNVHIRKVKLLKQPKFDLGALMALHGESSTDEQGQKVEREFREQVLESV; encoded by the exons ATGGCTGTTGGCAA GAACAAGAGACTGtccaagggcaagaagggcctcaagaagaaggccgttGACCCCTTCACCCGCAAGGACTGGTACAGCGTCAAG GCCCCTGCGCCGTTCGCCATTCGCGA TGTGGGCAAGACTCTGGTCAACCGGACCAGCGGTCTGAAGAACGCCAACGACGCCCTCAAGGGCCGCATCTTCGAGATTTCGCTGGCCGATCTGCAGAAGGATGAGGAGCACTCGTTCCGCAAGGTCAAGCTCCGTGTCGATGAGGTCCAGGGCAAGAACTGCCTGACCAACTTCCACGGTCTCGACTTCACCTCGGACAAGCTCCGCTCCCTGGTCCGCAAGTGGCAGACTCTGATTGAGGCCAACGTCACCGTCGTCACCACCGACCActacctcctccgcctcttcgCGATCGCCTTCACCAAGCGCCGCCCCAACCAGGTCAAGAAGACCACCTACGCCGCCAGCTCACAAATCCGTGCCATCCGCCGGAAGATGGTTGAGATCATCCAGCGCGAGGCCTCGAGCTGCACCCTCACCCAGCTGACCTCCAAGCTCATCCCGGAGGTCATCGGCCGGGAGATCGAGAAGGCCACCCAGGGCATCTACCCTCTCCAGAAC GTCCACATCCGCAAGgtcaagctgctcaagcagCCCAAGTTCGACCTGGGCGCCCTCATGGCCCTCCACGGCGAGTCGAGCACGGACGAGCAGGGTCAGAAGGTTGAGCGCGAGTTCCGtgagcaggtcctcgagagCGTATAA